A region of bacterium DNA encodes the following proteins:
- a CDS encoding ATP-binding protein translates to MRNSLLWRLLGVQWLVIAVAVVISGVALEQQASHTFMAIMMRYHVDPTMIEAEFQVSSRRILLASSLVAAAIAMLTGWILVMRIVRPLKQMMVLAEQIARGDYGRRLPRHGRDEIGRLAESLNQMAAALQLIEGLRRDLVANVAHELRTPLSTLRGYLEALRDGVTPPSPETLVMLHEEVLSLVRLVDDLHQLSQFDARVSHPRSTVVNLRALVDRLTAVYGPEFARRGMGLSELYDPSLPPVEADGDLVGQALRNLVDNALRYAPLHAEVTIAVRAAAGAVRLEVSNTGEEITPDDLPHIFERFYRGEKSRSRATGGAGIGLAIVREIARAHGGETGASSADGRTTVWFSLPLARPAAAAPAGPGRPRGASAEGRL, encoded by the coding sequence GTGCGGAATAGTCTCCTTTGGCGTCTGCTCGGCGTGCAGTGGCTCGTCATCGCCGTTGCCGTGGTCATCTCGGGGGTGGCGCTCGAGCAGCAGGCGTCGCACACGTTCATGGCGATCATGATGCGCTATCACGTCGACCCCACGATGATCGAGGCCGAATTCCAGGTGTCGAGCCGGCGGATCCTGTTGGCGAGCAGCCTGGTTGCCGCGGCAATCGCGATGCTGACCGGATGGATCTTGGTCATGCGCATCGTGCGCCCGCTCAAGCAGATGATGGTCCTGGCGGAGCAGATCGCACGGGGGGATTACGGCCGGCGTCTCCCCCGCCACGGGCGTGACGAGATCGGGCGGTTGGCCGAATCGCTCAACCAGATGGCGGCGGCCCTCCAGCTGATCGAGGGGCTCCGGCGTGATTTGGTGGCGAACGTGGCCCACGAGCTGCGGACCCCGCTGTCGACCCTACGTGGCTACCTCGAGGCGCTGCGGGACGGCGTAACCCCGCCCAGCCCGGAGACGCTGGTGATGTTGCACGAGGAAGTGCTGTCGCTGGTCCGGCTGGTCGATGACCTCCATCAGTTGAGCCAGTTTGACGCCCGCGTTTCCCATCCGCGGTCGACGGTGGTCAACCTGCGTGCGCTGGTCGACCGACTCACGGCGGTCTACGGCCCCGAGTTCGCCCGCCGCGGGATGGGGCTGAGCGAATTGTATGATCCATCTCTTCCCCCGGTGGAGGCCGACGGGGATCTCGTGGGCCAAGCGCTTCGGAACCTGGTGGACAACGCTCTCAGGTATGCGCCCCTCCACGCCGAGGTGACGATTGCGGTCCGGGCGGCGGCGGGGGCCGTCCGCCTCGAGGTGTCGAACACTGGGGAAGAGATCACGCCCGACGATCTCCCGCACATCTTCGAGCGGTTTTACCGCGGGGAGAAATCCCGCTCGCGCGCAACGGGCGGCGCCGGGATCGGACTCGCCATCGTCCGGGAAATCGCGCGGGCACACGGGGGCGAGACAGGGGCCAGCAGCGCTGACGGGCGAACGACGGTCTGGTTCAGCCTCCCCCTGGCCCGTCCCGCCGCGGCGGCTCCCGCGGGACCGGGACGCCCACGCGGCGCGTCCGCGGAAGGGCGATTGTGA
- a CDS encoding response regulator transcription factor, with protein sequence MAEETSVLVVDDDHKLISLVRMYLEREGFQVLAAYDGAQALEVFARHRPGFVILDLMLPKIDGITLCRQIRRGSNVPILMLTAKIEEVDKLVGLSVGADDYVTKPFSPRELVARVRAILRRSSIEKPLIPRLVRGPLVMDLERHEVSIDGREVRLTPIEYKLLQALMEFPGRVFTRDQLLAHVYAFDEAVVVDRTIDVHIGKLREKLQDDPLHPRYIQTVRGVGYKLVGDGRAE encoded by the coding sequence ATGGCGGAGGAGACGAGCGTCCTTGTCGTCGACGACGATCACAAGCTGATCTCGCTCGTTCGGATGTACCTCGAGCGGGAGGGGTTCCAGGTGCTGGCGGCCTACGACGGAGCGCAGGCGCTGGAGGTGTTCGCCCGGCACCGCCCGGGATTCGTCATCCTGGATCTGATGTTGCCGAAGATCGACGGCATCACGCTCTGTCGGCAGATCCGCAGGGGTTCCAACGTCCCGATCTTGATGCTCACGGCGAAAATCGAAGAAGTGGACAAGCTGGTGGGGCTCTCCGTTGGGGCCGACGACTACGTGACCAAGCCCTTCAGCCCCCGGGAGCTCGTCGCGCGGGTGCGTGCGATCTTGCGGCGTTCGTCGATCGAAAAACCGCTGATCCCCAGGCTGGTGCGGGGCCCGCTGGTAATGGACCTGGAGCGCCACGAGGTGTCGATCGACGGCCGAGAGGTACGGCTCACGCCCATTGAGTACAAGCTGCTGCAGGCGTTGATGGAGTTCCCCGGCCGGGTCTTCACCCGGGACCAGCTGTTGGCCCACGTCTACGCGTTCGACGAAGCGGTGGTGGTCGATCGGACGATCGACGTCCACATCGGGAAGCTTCGTGAGAAGCTGCAGGATGACCCGCTGCACCCTCGGTATATCCAAACCGTGCGCGGGGTGGGGTACAAGCTCGTGGGGGACGGTCGTGCGGAATAG
- a CDS encoding methyltransferase domain-containing protein, with protein sequence MNITHSTTPELMDAPGRPAGELRENLRDLERMNRFLGGHAIVRAYLNRALPVWRRRGGTAGAALVVLDVATGGADVPTAVAAWAQRRRVTIRIVGIDRHPTIARLARISAAACPEVTVIRADARALPFADASVDVCLCNLALHHLTAEEGLALVQRLHRLSRVGFLIVDLLRSPAGYGGVWLATRFARSAVTRHDGPLSVRRSRSWAEYRQFAAAAAIPGLRLIRHSLFRVSLSRIG encoded by the coding sequence ATGAACATTACCCACTCGACCACACCGGAACTCATGGACGCCCCGGGTCGCCCGGCCGGCGAACTCCGAGAGAACCTCCGCGACCTCGAGCGGATGAACCGGTTCCTGGGCGGACACGCGATCGTCCGCGCGTACCTAAACCGGGCGCTCCCGGTGTGGCGGCGGCGGGGCGGAACCGCGGGAGCGGCGCTGGTGGTACTGGACGTTGCAACCGGAGGAGCCGACGTGCCGACGGCCGTGGCCGCGTGGGCGCAGAGGCGGCGGGTAACCATCCGCATCGTGGGCATCGACCGCCACCCCACCATCGCCCGGCTCGCCCGCATCTCGGCGGCGGCCTGCCCGGAGGTGACGGTGATCCGGGCCGACGCCCGGGCCCTCCCCTTTGCGGACGCGAGCGTCGATGTCTGCCTCTGCAATTTGGCGCTGCACCACCTGACCGCCGAGGAGGGGCTGGCTCTGGTCCAACGCCTCCATCGATTGAGCCGGGTTGGGTTCCTGATCGTCGATCTCCTCCGATCTCCGGCCGGATACGGTGGGGTATGGCTCGCCACCCGCTTCGCCCGCAGCGCGGTCACCCGCCACGACGGGCCGCTCTCGGTTCGCCGGTCCCGGTCGTGGGCGGAGTACCGGCAGTTCGCCGCGGCGGCAGCGATTCCAGGGCTCCGGCTGATCCGTCACTCGCTTTTCCGCGTCTCGCTCTCCCGGATCGGATAG
- a CDS encoding NAD(P)/FAD-dependent oxidoreductase: MLDALVVGGGPAGSIAAAVLATRGCRVLVAERARFPRTKPCGDYLNPGCGAVLERVGAVAEVERVALPVPGMRIAAPSGVSVVTAFSSGGGYALPRRTLDYVLMAHAARKGAAVIEEARVTALEPEARGLRVTVERGPGPVRRESYHARLVIGADGIRSEVARMIGAGNPPRSGRFTVGAYLRDLPPDAAPGERLPGEIHFARDRYCGVAYLPGGLANVTIALSRRTVRSWRGAVAAGYWAALHDFPRLADRLAQAAIVGGLRTSGPLTFWRRRSVACGILLAGDAAAFIDPMTGQGVSLALRGGELAAEAAVRALDHDGPTTRTLAAYDRARRREFAGAVFLSRMLEHLAFRPMVIQRAVRAMSARPDLATRFIDAVGGVSPATSVLHPRFLAGIAGIG; this comes from the coding sequence ATGCTCGACGCACTCGTGGTGGGCGGCGGGCCGGCCGGAAGCATCGCCGCGGCGGTCCTGGCGACGCGGGGATGCCGCGTCCTCGTCGCGGAGCGCGCGCGCTTCCCGCGGACGAAGCCGTGCGGAGACTATCTCAATCCCGGCTGCGGCGCCGTCCTTGAGCGCGTCGGGGCCGTCGCTGAGGTCGAACGCGTGGCGCTGCCGGTGCCGGGAATGCGCATCGCCGCGCCGTCCGGCGTGTCGGTCGTGACCGCGTTTTCGAGTGGCGGCGGCTACGCGCTCCCCCGTCGAACGCTCGACTACGTGCTGATGGCGCATGCCGCGCGGAAGGGTGCGGCCGTAATCGAGGAGGCACGGGTCACGGCATTGGAACCCGAGGCGCGGGGCCTCCGGGTGACCGTGGAGCGCGGGCCCGGGCCGGTGCGGCGCGAGTCCTACCACGCCAGGCTGGTGATCGGCGCCGACGGCATCCGCTCGGAGGTCGCCCGGATGATCGGCGCTGGGAATCCGCCCCGGAGCGGCCGGTTTACCGTGGGCGCCTACCTCCGCGATCTCCCGCCGGACGCCGCGCCGGGGGAACGGCTGCCGGGAGAGATCCACTTTGCCCGAGACCGGTACTGCGGGGTTGCGTATCTCCCCGGGGGGCTGGCTAATGTCACGATCGCCCTCTCCAGGAGGACGGTCCGTTCGTGGCGGGGGGCCGTCGCCGCCGGGTATTGGGCCGCGCTTCACGACTTCCCGCGACTCGCCGACCGACTCGCCCAGGCAGCCATCGTCGGAGGGCTGCGGACCAGCGGCCCCCTAACCTTCTGGCGCCGCCGCAGCGTGGCCTGCGGAATCTTGCTGGCCGGCGACGCCGCCGCGTTCATCGACCCGATGACCGGACAGGGGGTCTCCCTGGCCCTGCGCGGCGGCGAGTTGGCCGCGGAGGCCGCGGTTCGCGCCCTCGATCACGACGGGCCGACGACGCGGACCCTGGCCGCCTACGATCGGGCGCGGCGGCGAGAGTTCGCCGGCGCGGTGTTCCTGTCCAGGATGCTGGAGCACCTCGCCTTCCGCCCCATGGTGATCCAGCGGGCCGTGCGCGCGATGTCCGCGCGCCCGGATCTCGCGACGCGGTTTATCGACGCGGTGGGGGGCGTGAGTCCCGCCACCTCTGTGCTCCACCCCAGATTCCTCGCCGGCATCGCCGGGATCGGGTAG
- a CDS encoding SRPBCC family protein translates to MHTETTTHINGSPEEIYGYASRVEEWPRWLPHYRGVRVIATTGNERIVEMRARRGRIPVSWWARQILLPGERRIRYTHVRGVTRGMEVEWRIVPAPHGTVVTIAHDLALDWPLVGRPVAEWIIGPLFVEPIAGATLRRIKMLVEQSTAPAGGGR, encoded by the coding sequence ATGCATACCGAGACAACGACCCACATCAACGGCAGCCCGGAGGAGATCTACGGTTATGCCTCCCGCGTCGAGGAATGGCCCCGCTGGCTGCCGCACTACCGCGGCGTACGGGTGATCGCCACGACCGGCAACGAGCGCATCGTGGAAATGCGGGCCCGCCGCGGGCGGATCCCCGTCTCGTGGTGGGCACGGCAGATCCTCCTCCCGGGGGAGCGCCGGATTCGGTACACGCACGTCCGAGGGGTCACGCGGGGGATGGAAGTTGAGTGGCGCATCGTCCCGGCCCCGCACGGGACGGTGGTCACGATCGCGCATGATCTGGCGCTCGACTGGCCGCTGGTCGGCCGCCCGGTCGCGGAGTGGATCATCGGTCCGTTGTTCGTCGAACCGATCGCCGGGGCGACCCTGCGCCGGATCAAAATGCTCGTGGAACAGTCAACCGCACCTGCTGGAGGTGGAAGATGA
- the fabF gene encoding beta-ketoacyl-ACP synthase II, with protein sequence MKRRVVVTGMGAITPIGHGSQGLYEGIRRSRSAIDRITRFDPEPFSCKIAGEVRDFDPAGYLEPKRLRRLDRYSQFAVATGRMALDDARLDLTEENRDAIGCFVGSALGGASFAEEQAAVFLTQGLHRVKPTLALSVFCGAASCNIAIEFDLRGPSSANSDSCSSGTIAIGEAFRTVRDGYADLMLAGGVEVPLTPLIFGAFAIIRAMSTRNDEPHRACRPFDRARDGFVMAEGAALLVLEEWEHARRRGAPIYGEILGYGSSNDAHHMTAPLPSGAQAARAMRNALAEAGIPPQAIGYVNAHGSSTPLNDSTETLAIKQVFGDDAYRVPISGTKAMHGHALGASGAIEAAICMLAFRHAYLPPTVNLEDPDAACDLDYIPGTGREVAIEHILSNSFGFGGINATLVFGQAPS encoded by the coding sequence ATGAAGCGACGAGTCGTGGTCACCGGGATGGGCGCGATCACTCCGATCGGGCACGGGAGCCAGGGGTTGTATGAGGGGATCCGCCGCAGCCGGTCGGCGATCGACCGCATCACCCGGTTCGACCCCGAACCGTTCTCCTGCAAGATCGCCGGCGAAGTGCGCGACTTCGACCCCGCCGGCTATCTCGAACCGAAGCGGCTGAGGCGGCTGGACCGGTACTCTCAGTTCGCGGTCGCCACCGGTCGGATGGCCCTCGACGACGCGAGGCTCGATCTGACCGAGGAGAACCGAGACGCGATCGGATGCTTTGTAGGCTCCGCCCTGGGGGGCGCGAGCTTCGCGGAGGAGCAGGCGGCGGTGTTCCTCACCCAGGGCCTTCATCGGGTGAAACCGACCCTCGCCCTCTCGGTGTTCTGCGGTGCGGCATCCTGCAACATCGCGATCGAATTTGACCTGCGAGGACCGAGCAGCGCGAACTCCGACAGTTGCAGCAGCGGCACGATTGCGATCGGCGAGGCGTTTCGGACCGTCCGGGACGGCTACGCCGATCTGATGCTAGCCGGCGGAGTCGAGGTTCCTCTCACCCCGCTGATCTTCGGCGCATTTGCCATCATCCGCGCGATGTCCACCCGTAACGATGAACCGCACCGCGCCTGCCGGCCGTTCGATCGCGCGCGCGACGGCTTCGTCATGGCTGAGGGGGCGGCGCTCCTCGTGCTCGAAGAGTGGGAGCACGCGCGCCGCCGCGGCGCCCCCATCTACGGCGAGATCCTCGGCTACGGATCGTCCAACGATGCCCACCACATGACCGCTCCGCTCCCCTCCGGCGCCCAGGCCGCCCGCGCCATGCGCAACGCGCTCGCCGAGGCGGGCATCCCCCCGCAGGCGATCGGATACGTCAACGCCCATGGCAGCAGCACACCCCTCAACGACTCGACCGAGACGCTCGCGATCAAGCAGGTCTTCGGGGACGACGCCTACCGCGTGCCGATCAGCGGAACCAAGGCCATGCACGGCCACGCCCTGGGCGCCAGCGGGGCCATCGAGGCGGCGATCTGCATGCTCGCCTTCCGCCACGCCTACCTGCCCCCGACGGTCAACCTTGAGGACCCGGACGCGGCTTGCGACCTCGACTACATCCCCGGCACGGGCCGCGAGGTGGCGATCGAGCACATCCTCAGCAACTCCTTCGGATTTGGGGGGATCAACGCCACGCTGGTGTTTGGACAAGCCCCTTCCTGA
- a CDS encoding phenylacetate--CoA ligase, giving the protein MIWNIAAETMPRADLAALQLRRLQELIRRVYDRVPFYRQAFDRAGVRPEQVRTLDDLRRLPWTRKADLRDHYPFGLFAVPQGDVVRLHASSGTTGKPTVVGYTRGDLQVWAEVCARCLAASGGRPGDIFHNAYGYGLFTGGLGMHYGAELMGMTVVPVSGGNTERQLLLIQDLQPRVIACTPSYMLTLAESAIARGIDPGKLSLRCAVLGAEPWTQEMRLQIERLLPVRAVNIYGLSEVIGPGVSNECVEGQRGSHVFEDHFLVEVVDPASGDPRPEGTVGELVFTTLTKEALPVIRYRTGDLASLDPTPCVCGRTHTRMSLVVGRTDDMLIIRGVNVFPSQVESVVVQFAELSPHYQLRVTRERALDNLEVRIEAQPASAGERAPDGPPWAALEARVGGRLRGITGINVQVRVVPPGSLPRSEGGKLRRVIDERPR; this is encoded by the coding sequence ATGATCTGGAACATCGCCGCCGAAACCATGCCCCGGGCCGACTTGGCCGCACTGCAACTGCGGCGTCTCCAGGAGTTGATCCGACGCGTCTACGATCGCGTTCCCTTCTACCGCCAGGCATTTGATCGAGCCGGCGTCCGCCCGGAGCAGGTCCGGACGCTCGATGATCTTCGCCGCCTCCCCTGGACGCGGAAGGCCGACCTGCGCGATCACTATCCGTTCGGGCTCTTCGCGGTCCCCCAAGGCGACGTCGTCCGCCTCCACGCATCTTCCGGTACCACAGGAAAGCCCACGGTTGTGGGGTATACTCGCGGTGACCTGCAGGTGTGGGCCGAGGTCTGTGCGCGGTGCCTCGCCGCGAGCGGCGGCCGCCCCGGCGATATCTTCCACAACGCGTACGGATACGGGCTCTTCACCGGTGGGCTGGGAATGCATTACGGCGCGGAATTGATGGGGATGACCGTGGTGCCGGTCTCGGGCGGCAACACCGAGCGCCAACTGCTGCTGATCCAGGATCTTCAACCTCGAGTCATCGCCTGTACGCCGTCCTACATGTTGACACTGGCGGAATCCGCGATCGCCCGAGGGATCGATCCGGGGAAGCTCTCCCTCCGGTGCGCCGTGCTCGGAGCGGAGCCGTGGACCCAGGAGATGCGCCTGCAGATCGAGCGGCTCCTGCCCGTGCGGGCGGTCAACATCTATGGGTTGAGCGAGGTGATCGGTCCGGGTGTGAGCAACGAATGCGTCGAGGGGCAGCGAGGTTCGCACGTCTTCGAAGACCACTTCCTGGTCGAGGTTGTCGATCCCGCCTCCGGAGATCCGCGGCCGGAGGGGACGGTGGGGGAACTCGTCTTCACCACCCTCACCAAGGAGGCTCTCCCCGTGATCCGGTACCGGACGGGAGATCTCGCCTCGCTCGACCCCACCCCGTGCGTGTGCGGCCGCACCCACACGCGGATGTCGCTTGTCGTCGGCCGAACCGACGACATGCTGATCATCCGCGGGGTCAACGTGTTTCCTTCCCAGGTCGAGTCGGTCGTGGTGCAGTTTGCCGAGCTCTCGCCCCACTATCAGCTGCGGGTGACGCGGGAGCGGGCGCTGGACAATCTTGAGGTGCGGATCGAAGCCCAGCCGGCCTCGGCGGGGGAGCGTGCCCCGGACGGGCCCCCCTGGGCCGCCCTCGAGGCGAGGGTTGGCGGGCGCCTGCGGGGGATCACGGGCATCAATGTCCAGGTCCGCGTCGTGCCGCCGGGCAGCCTTCCGCGGAGCGAGGGCGGCAAGCTGCGCCGGGTGATCGACGAGCGGCCCCGCTAG
- a CDS encoding sulfite oxidase-like oxidoreductase, whose translation MERTEALRLPPGQTATAKWPVLHYGGIPRIDLASWEFTVSGEVEVPSRWTWEEFARLPRTTVRCDIHCVTAWSRFDNSFEGVAAAEVLRHARGRQEAGFVMVHSYGGYTTNLPLAALLDPDAIFAVAHDGTPLTHEHGWPCRLVVPKLYFWKSAKWVRGIELMLADRPGFWEQNGYHMRGDPWEEERYSDSW comes from the coding sequence ATGGAGCGGACCGAAGCGCTGCGGTTACCCCCGGGGCAGACCGCCACGGCCAAGTGGCCGGTTCTGCACTACGGGGGAATTCCCCGAATCGATCTCGCGTCGTGGGAGTTCACGGTGAGCGGTGAGGTGGAGGTCCCGTCCCGGTGGACGTGGGAGGAGTTTGCCCGACTGCCGCGGACCACGGTGCGTTGCGACATTCACTGCGTGACCGCGTGGTCGCGGTTCGACAATAGCTTCGAGGGGGTGGCGGCGGCCGAGGTCCTGAGGCACGCGCGGGGGCGGCAGGAGGCGGGATTTGTGATGGTGCACAGCTACGGGGGGTACACGACGAACCTCCCGCTGGCGGCACTGCTCGACCCCGACGCCATCTTCGCCGTTGCGCACGACGGAACTCCGCTGACCCACGAGCACGGGTGGCCGTGCCGGTTGGTGGTGCCGAAGCTGTACTTTTGGAAGAGCGCGAAGTGGGTGCGCGGGATTGAACTGATGCTCGCGGACCGCCCGGGATTCTGGGAGCAGAACGGATACCATATGCGCGGGGATCCCTGGGAGGAGGAGCGGTACTCCGACTCCTGGTAG
- a CDS encoding FAD-dependent oxidoreductase: protein MSGICYNVSVKFMGTDVRVTVTRLAAALVALLLGVSVGVPTAHGRVPGPLACAISVPVLVVGGTPAGVAAAVTAARMGTPVLLTEARPYLGGDLTGSMLNMFDMDYGPAGQQLSRGVFSEVFGQLGITFDVELAKHVFLRQVRREPLITLRLSTRPVQVFVKGQRVVGVVVEDEFSHDRETVCAKRIVDATDDADIAAMAGVPYSLGREGSGVDHAMMAATLVFEVRGIHWREVLEYVTNTSGRLATRGGMYHGNAWGYGDIMRLYRPIEPGIGIYDLNIGRQDNRTVLINGLLVYGVDGTDPASVADGMLRARVELPKLIEYLRTFAPGFRDAELVRPADYLYIRETRHIRGLTTLTVQDIVDARVFWDAVGVASYPIDLHPYRPGERNPYAAHRYVYTIPLRALVPVGITNLLVASRSISASYEAAGSARVIPTTMEEGQAAGAATVLSIHAKTLIPRFTEDPALVHELQGTLYTQGQYLLPETIAAAAGNPVHPWPGSAPISVKPQAQAPSTR, encoded by the coding sequence GTGAGCGGCATCTGTTATAATGTGTCGGTGAAATTCATGGGAACCGATGTTCGCGTGACCGTCACCCGCCTCGCGGCGGCGCTGGTTGCCCTGTTGCTCGGCGTTTCCGTGGGCGTGCCGACGGCGCACGGTCGGGTTCCCGGGCCCCTTGCCTGCGCAATCTCTGTGCCCGTGCTGGTGGTGGGAGGCACCCCCGCCGGCGTCGCGGCTGCGGTCACGGCGGCCCGGATGGGGACGCCCGTCCTCTTGACCGAGGCGCGTCCCTACCTCGGTGGAGATCTCACCGGGTCGATGCTCAACATGTTTGACATGGACTACGGCCCCGCCGGCCAGCAGTTGTCCCGCGGGGTGTTCTCTGAGGTTTTCGGGCAGCTCGGAATCACCTTCGATGTGGAGCTCGCCAAGCACGTGTTCCTCCGCCAGGTCCGCCGTGAACCCCTCATCACCCTGCGTCTGTCCACTCGGCCGGTGCAGGTGTTTGTGAAAGGCCAGCGCGTGGTTGGGGTCGTCGTCGAGGACGAGTTCAGTCACGACCGGGAAACGGTCTGCGCCAAACGGATCGTCGACGCCACCGATGATGCGGATATCGCGGCGATGGCCGGCGTCCCGTATTCGCTCGGGCGCGAGGGCTCGGGCGTTGACCATGCCATGATGGCGGCGACGCTGGTTTTTGAGGTCAGGGGCATCCACTGGCGGGAGGTCCTGGAGTACGTCACCAATACCTCCGGGCGGCTTGCCACCCGGGGCGGGATGTACCACGGGAACGCGTGGGGCTACGGCGATATCATGCGGCTCTACCGGCCGATCGAGCCGGGGATCGGCATCTACGATCTGAACATCGGGCGGCAGGACAACCGCACCGTTCTGATCAACGGCCTCCTCGTCTACGGCGTCGACGGGACCGACCCCGCCTCGGTCGCCGACGGAATGCTCAGGGCGCGGGTGGAACTGCCCAAGTTGATCGAGTATCTGCGGACCTTCGCGCCGGGATTCAGGGACGCCGAACTGGTCCGGCCCGCCGACTACCTGTATATCCGTGAGACCCGGCATATCCGGGGCCTGACGACGCTGACCGTGCAGGACATCGTCGACGCGCGGGTCTTCTGGGACGCCGTGGGCGTGGCGAGTTACCCGATTGATCTGCACCCGTACCGACCGGGGGAGCGGAACCCGTACGCGGCCCACCGGTACGTCTACACGATCCCGCTGCGGGCGCTCGTGCCGGTCGGGATTACCAACCTGCTTGTCGCCAGCCGGTCGATCTCCGCCAGCTATGAGGCCGCGGGGTCGGCCCGAGTGATCCCGACGACCATGGAGGAGGGGCAGGCCGCGGGTGCCGCGACGGTACTCTCCATTCACGCCAAGACCCTGATCCCGCGGTTCACGGAAGACCCCGCGCTGGTGCACGAACTCCAGGGGACGCTGTACACGCAGGGCCAGTACCTGCTGCCCGAGACGATTGCCGCCGCTGCGGGAAACCCGGTCCACCCATGGCCGGGATCTGCACCGATCTCCGTCAAGCCCCAGGCACAGGCCCCCTCGACCCGGTAG
- the tatC gene encoding twin-arginine translocase subunit TatC, with amino-acid sequence MADREKHMTLVEHLEELRQRLQYAVLGLLIATGLGLAFVDTLLRILLEPAGHVKLTTLTVLEPFLVKVKVAFLFGFAVSMPWILYQLYAFIDPALTEHERRRTIPLALLAGVLFAMGIAFGYKFILPVSLHWLLGQAGNQFNVLITANAYISFVLFFLLIVGATFETPLVILTLAMIGVVSPQSLRREWRWAYMIIAGIAVFGTPDWSPVTMLLVAIPMVLLYEFSIILCRIFIRPPAPQPVRGT; translated from the coding sequence ATGGCGGACCGGGAAAAGCACATGACCCTGGTGGAGCACCTCGAGGAGCTCCGCCAGCGACTCCAGTACGCGGTGCTCGGATTGCTCATCGCCACCGGACTGGGGTTGGCGTTTGTGGACACGCTGCTGAGGATTTTGCTCGAGCCGGCGGGCCACGTCAAGCTGACCACGCTCACGGTGCTTGAGCCGTTCCTCGTCAAGGTGAAAGTGGCGTTCTTGTTTGGCTTCGCGGTGAGCATGCCGTGGATTCTGTATCAGCTGTACGCCTTCATCGACCCGGCGCTCACGGAGCACGAGCGGCGGCGGACGATTCCGCTCGCGCTCCTCGCCGGCGTGCTGTTCGCGATGGGGATCGCGTTCGGCTACAAGTTCATCCTTCCGGTCAGTCTCCACTGGCTGTTGGGACAGGCGGGGAACCAGTTCAACGTGCTGATCACCGCCAACGCATACATCTCGTTTGTCCTGTTCTTTCTCCTCATTGTCGGCGCCACGTTTGAGACGCCCCTCGTTATCCTCACGCTGGCGATGATCGGGGTGGTTTCCCCGCAGAGCCTCCGCCGAGAGTGGCGGTGGGCCTACATGATCATCGCTGGGATCGCGGTGTTTGGGACCCCCGACTGGAGCCCGGTCACCATGCTGTTGGTGGCGATCCCGATGGTGTTGTTGTACGAGTTCAGCATCATCCTGTGCCGAATCTTCATCCGCCCCCCCGCCCCCCAGCCCGTGCGTGGGACGTAG